From Vogesella sp. XCS3, the proteins below share one genomic window:
- the rpsB gene encoding 30S ribosomal protein S2, with the protein MSTNVTMRQMLEAGVHFGHQTRFWNPKMAQYIFGSRNKIHIINLEKTLPLFVQAQEYVRRLTANKGNVLFVGTKRQAREIVREEATRAGAPFVDHRWLGGMLTNYKTVKQSIKRLEDKRAQLEAGDQSGFNKKELLDLQRDVEKLERSLGGIKDMKGLPDAIFVIDTGYQKGAVVEAKKLGIPVIGVVDTNNSPEGIDYVIPGNDDSSRAIRLYARGIADAVLEGRAQAIQEIIAAEPAAAE; encoded by the coding sequence ATGTCCACCAATGTGACCATGCGTCAAATGCTTGAGGCCGGCGTACACTTCGGCCACCAAACCCGCTTCTGGAACCCGAAGATGGCTCAGTACATCTTTGGCAGCCGCAACAAGATTCACATCATCAACCTGGAAAAAACCCTGCCGCTGTTCGTGCAGGCTCAGGAATATGTGCGTCGTCTGACTGCCAACAAGGGTAACGTTCTGTTCGTGGGTACCAAGCGTCAGGCGCGTGAGATCGTCCGCGAAGAAGCCACCCGTGCAGGTGCGCCGTTCGTGGATCACCGCTGGCTGGGCGGCATGCTGACCAACTACAAGACCGTGAAGCAGTCCATCAAGCGTCTTGAAGACAAGCGTGCCCAGCTCGAAGCTGGCGATCAGTCCGGTTTCAACAAGAAAGAACTGCTGGACCTGCAACGCGACGTTGAAAAACTGGAGCGTTCGCTGGGCGGTATCAAGGATATGAAAGGTCTGCCGGACGCGATCTTCGTAATCGATACCGGCTACCAGAAAGGTGCTGTTGTTGAAGCCAAAAAACTGGGTATCCCGGTAATTGGTGTTGTTGATACCAACAACTCGCCGGAAGGCATCGACTACGTTATCCCAGGTAACGATGACTCCAGCCGCGCTATCCGCCTGTACGCTCGCGGTATCGCCGATGCTGTTCTGGAAGGCCGCGCTCAGGCAATCCAGGAAATCATCGCTGCTGAACCGGCTGCTGCCGAGTAA
- a CDS encoding nitronate monooxygenase family protein: MQTRLTDTFGIALPLVCPGMSYIAVPELVAATSNAGGLGILATGPLNAEQTRAAIRRIRELTDKPFGIGCTLMMPGAKENAEVALQEKVPVINFSLGKGDWIVKRAREYGGKVIATVVTEKHAISAEKAGVDALLVTGHEAAAHGGEATSLVLIPAIRKVSSLPIIAAGGFGTGSGLIAALALGADGIAMGSRLAMTRESPVHQRTKDMIRERGVGDTIYSKNFDGLWCRVMDSATARKATRKPLGLLTAGWRAMGVSRKLGMPVTKVVIGGMLTQPQSLRQLAQFGAATESIRLAIEEGNHQQGVQLIGQVQGLIDDVPSVAELFSRLLDEARSCQQSLPRW; the protein is encoded by the coding sequence ATGCAGACCCGCCTCACCGACACCTTCGGCATCGCCCTCCCTCTGGTGTGCCCCGGCATGAGCTACATTGCCGTGCCCGAACTGGTTGCCGCCACCAGCAACGCAGGCGGCCTGGGCATACTGGCCACCGGCCCGCTGAACGCCGAGCAAACCCGCGCCGCCATCCGCCGCATCCGCGAGCTAACCGACAAACCATTCGGCATTGGCTGCACCTTGATGATGCCGGGCGCCAAAGAAAACGCCGAGGTAGCACTGCAAGAAAAAGTGCCGGTAATCAATTTTTCGCTGGGCAAAGGTGACTGGATCGTCAAACGTGCACGCGAGTACGGCGGTAAAGTAATCGCCACGGTGGTCACCGAAAAACACGCCATCTCGGCCGAGAAAGCCGGCGTCGACGCCCTGCTGGTAACCGGGCACGAAGCCGCCGCACACGGTGGCGAGGCCACCTCGCTGGTACTGATACCCGCCATCCGCAAGGTGTCGTCGCTACCGATTATTGCAGCAGGCGGTTTTGGCACCGGTAGCGGCCTGATTGCCGCCCTGGCTCTGGGGGCCGATGGCATCGCGATGGGCAGCCGCCTGGCCATGACACGCGAAAGCCCGGTGCACCAGCGCACCAAGGATATGATCCGCGAGCGCGGCGTAGGCGACACCATTTATTCCAAGAATTTTGATGGCCTGTGGTGCCGGGTAATGGATTCTGCCACCGCACGCAAAGCCACCCGCAAACCATTAGGCTTGCTGACCGCAGGCTGGCGCGCGATGGGTGTCAGCCGCAAGCTCGGCATGCCGGTAACCAAGGTGGTGATAGGCGGCATGCTGACGCAGCCACAATCCCTGCGCCAGCTGGCGCAATTTGGCGCAGCCACCGAATCCATCCGACTGGCGATTGAAGAAGGCAACCACCAACAAGGCGTACAGTTGATCGGCCAGGTGCAAGGCCTGATTGACGATGTGCCAAGCGTGGCCGAGCTGTTTAGCCGCCTGCTCGACGAAGCACGCAGTTGCCAGCAAAGCCTGCCGCGCTGGTAA
- a CDS encoding ATP-binding cassette domain-containing protein — MLDALSGQQGQVCGQLFGQPLSHGQVAIARLDAQATTYSRQRLGDFVMQARSRPHWLARPQAIDHEAVNQALHIVEMSELARQKLGALTATQRQLACLAQKLASHAPVLLLDDPANLLAPTARAALLRKLAALAVRGRTIVCTLQGSLPDLHHAHWLIQLDEQGAPACQTAPLIAA; from the coding sequence ATGCTTGATGCGCTAAGCGGGCAGCAGGGGCAAGTCTGCGGCCAACTATTCGGCCAACCGCTATCGCATGGCCAAGTCGCCATCGCCCGCCTGGACGCGCAGGCCACCACCTACAGCCGGCAACGGCTGGGGGATTTCGTCATGCAAGCCCGTAGCCGCCCGCACTGGCTGGCGCGGCCACAAGCAATCGATCACGAAGCCGTAAATCAAGCGTTACACATAGTGGAAATGAGCGAGCTGGCCCGGCAAAAGCTGGGCGCGCTAACAGCAACACAGCGCCAGCTGGCCTGCCTGGCACAAAAGCTAGCCAGCCACGCACCCGTGCTGCTGCTGGATGACCCTGCCAACCTGCTAGCACCCACAGCCCGTGCAGCACTACTGCGCAAGTTGGCCGCATTGGCCGTGCGCGGCCGCACTATTGTCTGCACACTGCAGGGCAGCCTACCCGACTTGCATCATGCTCACTGGCTGATACAGCTAGATGAGCAAGGCGCACCAGCCTGCCAGACAGCACCACTCATCGCGGCCTGA
- the nudC gene encoding NAD(+) diphosphatase produces the protein MSLHLPAQANPHLPTRWCLFDGNSLYLQQNQLPDAPPGPHSTPRFIGHNDAANLYSAELIGPAPDGWQKVTLRQALYTLPADNSALLARAAQLHRFNQTHRYCSACAAPLQAHAHDQGRHCPACGEVYYPRLSPAMMVLITRGREILLARSPHFAPGMYSALAGFVEPGETLEACVHREAFEEVGVRLHNLRYAMSQSWPFPHSLMLAFVAEYHSGDITPQPGEIEDAAWFDIDALPAIPAERSIAYVLITEHIRQLRSQMAP, from the coding sequence ATGAGCCTGCACCTGCCCGCCCAAGCAAACCCGCACCTGCCCACACGCTGGTGCCTGTTCGACGGTAACAGCCTGTACCTGCAACAAAATCAGCTACCCGACGCACCACCCGGCCCGCACAGCACGCCTCGCTTTATCGGGCACAACGATGCGGCCAACCTGTATAGCGCCGAACTGATTGGCCCCGCCCCGGATGGCTGGCAGAAAGTCACGCTGCGCCAGGCACTGTATACGCTACCGGCCGACAACAGCGCCCTGCTGGCCCGCGCAGCCCAGCTGCACCGCTTCAACCAGACACACCGTTACTGCAGCGCCTGCGCCGCCCCCCTGCAAGCACATGCGCACGACCAAGGGCGGCATTGCCCCGCATGCGGCGAGGTGTACTACCCACGCCTTTCCCCCGCCATGATGGTGCTCATTACCCGTGGCCGCGAAATATTGTTGGCGCGCAGCCCCCACTTTGCGCCCGGCATGTACAGCGCACTGGCCGGCTTTGTCGAGCCTGGCGAAACGCTGGAAGCCTGCGTACACCGCGAGGCGTTCGAAGAGGTTGGCGTACGCCTGCACAATCTGCGCTACGCCATGTCGCAATCGTGGCCCTTCCCGCACTCGCTGATGCTGGCTTTTGTGGCGGAATACCACAGTGGCGACATCACACCGCAGCCAGGCGAGATCGAAGACGCCGCCTGGTTCGATATCGACGCACTACCGGCCATACCAGCCGAGCGCTCCATCGCTTACGTGCTGATTACAGAACATATTCGCCAGCTACGCAGCCAGATGGCCCCCTGA
- a CDS encoding methyl-accepting chemotaxis protein: MGKLTLARRLGLGFGAVILLLVLGSAFTLYRLTVIQSRVSELVEHRIPVIQYSRTLSGSLLASTNAARTILLESDDKLVEEKMAILKKSVITANQQFKLMQEISSDPEELVLVEKIGKSLAEFNRLTDKLIPMITKQKWDASIIVSEKMEPQEGLLGMQLDKLIAHHTKVMEEQKSSTTSTLRDTMVAAIIAIIASVGASIVVALLIARTLTRQIGGEPDYAATVMKEIAHGNLGVEVNLSKGDNSSLLYNLSRMTRELNDALRTVERSVQESGNASQELRDTMQRLMSRSEEQNRAADEMATVIQQMAVGVRELHQSAGSAEMAARNASGDARDGVEVIKGAVKEMDAISTLIQSTAGSIHELGRQSQTIDNIVSVIRDVADQTNLLALNAAIEAARAGEQGRGFAVVADEVRKLAERTTKATGEIAQMIGAIRVSSQQAVEAMNQSVERAHTSATQGQRAGESIVAIQDGTENVGQSVLSIASALSEQARSGEQVSREVERITSIAHRNREAADEAARAAARMSELTEEIRQSFSRFRTN, translated from the coding sequence ATGGGGAAATTGACGCTGGCACGGCGCCTGGGCTTGGGCTTTGGTGCTGTCATCCTGCTATTGGTTCTGGGCTCCGCCTTTACGCTTTACCGCCTGACGGTGATCCAGTCGCGTGTTTCCGAGCTGGTAGAACACCGCATTCCGGTGATCCAGTACTCGCGTACGCTAAGCGGCTCGCTACTTGCCTCCACCAATGCGGCACGCACCATCCTGCTGGAGAGTGACGACAAGCTGGTAGAAGAAAAAATGGCGATCCTGAAAAAATCCGTCATTACGGCCAACCAGCAGTTCAAACTGATGCAGGAAATCTCGTCCGACCCGGAAGAGCTGGTACTGGTCGAAAAAATCGGCAAGTCGCTAGCAGAATTCAACCGGCTCACCGACAAGCTTATCCCCATGATTACCAAGCAGAAATGGGACGCCTCCATCATCGTCAGCGAGAAAATGGAGCCACAGGAAGGCCTGCTGGGCATGCAGCTGGACAAGCTGATTGCCCACCACACCAAGGTGATGGAAGAGCAGAAGTCATCCACGACCAGCACCCTGCGTGACACCATGGTAGCGGCGATTATCGCCATCATCGCCAGCGTGGGGGCCAGCATCGTCGTGGCCCTGCTGATAGCACGCACCCTTACCCGCCAGATCGGTGGCGAACCCGACTACGCCGCCACCGTGATGAAGGAAATCGCCCATGGCAACCTGGGCGTAGAGGTCAACCTGAGCAAGGGCGACAACAGCTCGCTGCTGTACAACCTGTCGCGCATGACACGCGAACTCAACGACGCCTTGCGCACCGTAGAGCGCAGCGTGCAGGAAAGCGGCAACGCTTCGCAAGAGCTGCGCGATACCATGCAACGCCTGATGAGCCGTAGCGAAGAACAGAACCGCGCCGCTGACGAAATGGCAACAGTTATCCAGCAAATGGCCGTCGGCGTACGCGAGCTGCACCAAAGTGCAGGTAGCGCCGAAATGGCTGCCCGCAACGCCAGTGGCGACGCCCGCGACGGCGTAGAAGTGATCAAGGGTGCCGTGAAAGAAATGGACGCCATCAGCACCCTGATCCAGAGCACGGCAGGCAGCATCCACGAGCTGGGTCGCCAGTCGCAAACCATCGACAACATCGTATCGGTTATTCGTGACGTGGCCGACCAGACCAACCTGCTGGCACTGAACGCCGCGATCGAGGCCGCCCGCGCCGGCGAACAAGGCCGCGGCTTTGCTGTTGTAGCCGACGAAGTGCGCAAACTGGCCGAGCGCACCACCAAGGCCACCGGCGAGATCGCCCAGATGATCGGCGCCATCCGCGTCAGCTCGCAGCAAGCCGTAGAAGCCATGAACCAGTCGGTAGAGCGTGCCCATACCAGCGCCACCCAAGGCCAGCGCGCCGGTGAATCCATCGTGGCTATCCAGGACGGCACCGAAAACGTGGGCCAAAGCGTGCTATCCATTGCCAGCGCCCTGTCCGAGCAGGCGCGCTCCGGCGAGCAGGTATCGCGCGAGGTAGAACGCATTACCAGCATCGCCCACCGCAACCGCGAAGCAGCCGACGAAGCCGCCCGTGCCGCCGCCCGCATGAGCGAGCTCACCGAAGAAATTCGCCAGAGCTTCAGCCGCTTCCGCACCAACTAA
- a CDS encoding hemagglutinin repeat-containing protein, producing MFANANRASGKENGDTDSYTETHITAGHVLTPGSGRDTKLPGVLASANAIAAN from the coding sequence GTGTTTGCCAACGCCAACCGCGCCAGCGGCAAAGAAAACGGCGACACCGACAGCTACACCGAAACCCATATCACCGCCGGGCATGTCCTCACCCCGGGCAGCGGGCGCGACACCAAGCTCCCCGGCGTGCTAGCCAGCGCTAACGCTATTGCGGCCAACTGA
- a CDS encoding hemagglutinin repeat-containing protein: MQVASWQGNGHNGGDLRNSANYRAYEILYLNPADILSNDTFITPDGKQLGRAVVKLTPQTSSFFFASGRLWGATGERWRTSVPAETTRTIYYLWRQDAQASPDQLAGGDDPFAELTPSGGGGAPDFAYQYDGVQYSPQYGTCKNNCIQLVTPYQLDDPAHTIVYRLQHPSQEAGNEVARIAHHTAIDDVLAAGAGAAAVIRAGGNMQLNPGQLLDNRYSQIAAGGSLLVDGSSEGQGSSKVVNTAATLYRLHQFSNTHITYGMGSYQGSAPDIRETLGSVAASISANPALVINGGEVSNLDQGRNAPHVQTPAAPGAEAANVRGGSDGIIRVTPPAGAMPGQVSTSSVNVTLPRSSLYHTTAASSPYLIQTDPAFTQYRQWLGSDYMLQAMAIDPATAQQRLGDGFYEQKLIRDQVAQLTGRRFLNGYASDEAQYRALMDNGLTFARQYGLRPGVALSPEQMARLSSDIVWLVAQTVTLPDGSQKTELVPQVYVKLKPGDISADGALLAADRLQLKLAGDLTNQGQIAGRQLLTINADNLHNLGGKLQGQDIALQARTDIHNLGGEIRAGSSLQLAAGRDIAVSSTTHSQQYGGGDNRLQQTSIERVAGLYADGGAGVLLASAGRDLTLAGAQLANNGSGATVLQAGRDVNLATVSSGESRDVRWNATDRLHSSQKAETGTSIRTAGDLAIMAGQDLNARAANLASDKGAVALQAGRDLKLVNGENTRNEDWQTQSSKKGLLSSKTTNESYQRQQTDIVSSSVSGHSVSLQAGGNMAIQASQVVSDQATRLQAGGNIAITSATASDSYSSQRDEKKSGLMGGGGLGFTIGKAAQGNVNGVSTTLAVGSTVGSVQGDVVIQAGKDLQLKGSDVIAGQDITMAAQNVRIEHAEHTQTQQTSSYSKQSGLTVALSGGVVDAAQTAVSAAQAAGNSNNSRLAALQSVKAGLAGYQALQTAQQGGGSGEVADPSFAGVSVSLGSQRSQSQSQTSSSNASSSELNAGRNVHIIATGDGSKGADGVANTGDLAVIGSSIKAQNVTLDAARDITLQSAHNRSDTTGSNSSSGAAIGVSVGVGSGKAGISVFANANRASGKENGDTDSYTETNIAAGQTLTLRSGRDTALTGAQASGDSIAAKVGRNLTLSSQQDQDHYASQQRSISAGGSVAIIGTGGGVNASLSRQRIDSQYQSVAEQSGLYAGQGGFNVQVGGHTQLNGAVIASTASPEHNQLSTATLGWQDLQNRAEYRVESQSIGASSSASASGNLAANALGNASTVLNGGHTQGSASSSTLAAISAGSLTVRDSAAQQQDIATLRRDATGTANGLSPLFNKQAELDRLQAIQLIGDIGQQTLQIANTHKRAELNAATERAKADPLYANSADYQQLQATWGKGGSVQQAVTAVTAALQGLAGGDASAAIAGAAAPYLATQIKQLTTDPATGQVNTAANAMAHALLGATIAAAKGDNAVAGAAGAGSAPLIAATLAQNLYDSDAANLTESQKDTVAALTTLAGSLAGGLAGGNAASALAGGQGAKNEVENNSLNTRAAATLMQKLRACAGRCDVAQLSQDIQQQEQYWDKVVAERCGGAGASLAVCASTLNGLQESLSFISSALGMAKTPQERALLLATYNEQVRDINTATAQFEKLGASASVIDTFMTQTALILPDLALSVGGNGRPELAVKPAAGGQSAGVSPVIATSGKVDKVEALFGQTFASIPLSHTAGKQNGDLGETLALQLLNEKTTLNFQPLQNLSGHGCDGCAVAIHGDTITVVVMDAKSSQMGVGGAKNTAGDPAERLNGWLQNASISGDKATPENQVLAKAIQKALDSQAKVQGITIKVGIPAPGTTGAATFKVEPWPK, encoded by the coding sequence ATGCAGGTGGCTAGCTGGCAGGGTAATGGCCACAACGGTGGTGACTTGCGTAACTCGGCCAATTATCGCGCCTATGAAATCCTGTACCTGAACCCGGCGGATATCCTCAGCAACGACACCTTCATCACCCCGGATGGCAAACAGCTGGGGCGCGCTGTGGTGAAACTCACTCCGCAAACCAGCAGCTTCTTTTTTGCCTCTGGCCGTTTGTGGGGAGCCACAGGAGAGCGCTGGCGTACCAGTGTCCCCGCTGAAACCACCCGCACCATTTACTACCTTTGGCGGCAAGATGCCCAGGCTAGCCCGGATCAGCTCGCCGGCGGCGACGACCCCTTTGCCGAGCTCACCCCCAGCGGCGGTGGCGGGGCACCTGACTTTGCCTATCAGTACGACGGCGTACAGTACAGCCCGCAATACGGTACCTGTAAGAACAACTGCATCCAGCTGGTGACGCCCTATCAGCTGGATGATCCCGCCCATACCATTGTTTACCGCCTACAGCACCCCAGCCAGGAGGCGGGTAACGAGGTAGCCCGCATTGCCCACCACACCGCCATCGACGACGTACTGGCCGCTGGTGCCGGCGCTGCCGCCGTCATTCGTGCCGGTGGCAATATGCAACTGAACCCCGGCCAGCTACTGGATAACCGCTACAGCCAGATCGCCGCCGGTGGCAGCCTGCTGGTAGATGGCAGCAGCGAAGGGCAGGGTAGCAGCAAGGTCGTCAACACCGCCGCCACGTTGTACCGCTTGCACCAGTTCAGCAATACCCACATCACCTACGGTATGGGCAGCTACCAGGGCTCGGCGCCCGATATCCGCGAAACCCTGGGCAGCGTGGCTGCCAGCATTAGTGCCAACCCGGCGCTGGTGATCAACGGTGGCGAGGTCAGCAACCTGGACCAAGGCCGCAACGCGCCGCATGTACAAACCCCTGCCGCCCCAGGTGCCGAGGCGGCCAACGTGCGTGGCGGTAGCGATGGCATCATTCGCGTGACCCCGCCAGCGGGCGCCATGCCAGGGCAGGTGAGCACCAGTAGTGTCAATGTCACGCTGCCGCGCAGCAGCTTGTACCACACTACCGCAGCCAGCAGCCCCTACCTTATCCAGACCGACCCTGCGTTTACCCAATACCGCCAGTGGCTGGGCAGCGACTACATGCTGCAAGCCATGGCCATCGACCCTGCCACTGCCCAGCAACGCCTGGGGGACGGCTTCTATGAACAAAAGCTCATCCGCGACCAAGTGGCCCAGCTTACCGGCCGCCGCTTTTTGAATGGTTACGCCAGCGACGAGGCACAATACCGCGCGCTGATGGACAATGGTCTGACCTTTGCCCGCCAGTACGGCCTGCGCCCCGGCGTAGCGCTCAGCCCCGAGCAAATGGCGCGCTTGAGCAGCGACATCGTGTGGTTGGTGGCACAAACCGTCACCTTGCCCGATGGCAGCCAGAAAACCGAACTGGTGCCGCAGGTGTACGTCAAGCTCAAGCCTGGCGACATCAGCGCCGACGGCGCGCTGTTGGCCGCAGACCGCCTGCAGCTCAAGCTGGCTGGCGACCTGACCAACCAGGGCCAGATTGCCGGCCGCCAATTACTCACCATCAACGCCGACAACCTGCACAACCTGGGCGGCAAGCTGCAAGGGCAAGACATCGCCCTGCAAGCGCGTACCGACATCCACAACCTGGGCGGCGAGATTCGCGCGGGCAGCAGCCTGCAGCTGGCCGCCGGGCGCGATATTGCCGTGAGCAGCACTACCCACAGCCAGCAGTACGGTGGCGGCGACAACCGCCTGCAGCAAACCAGCATCGAGCGTGTGGCCGGCCTGTATGCGGATGGCGGAGCCGGCGTGCTGCTGGCCAGCGCCGGGCGCGACCTTACCCTGGCTGGTGCCCAGCTGGCCAACAATGGCAGTGGCGCTACCGTGCTGCAGGCCGGGCGTGACGTCAACCTGGCCACCGTCAGCAGCGGCGAAAGCCGCGACGTACGCTGGAACGCCACCGACCGCCTGCACAGCAGCCAGAAAGCCGAAACCGGCACCAGCATCCGCACCGCCGGCGACCTTGCCATCATGGCCGGGCAAGACCTGAACGCCCGTGCGGCCAACCTGGCCAGTGACAAGGGCGCCGTTGCCCTGCAAGCCGGGCGCGACCTCAAACTGGTGAATGGCGAAAACACCCGCAATGAAGACTGGCAAACGCAGAGCAGCAAAAAAGGCCTGCTCAGCAGTAAAACCACCAATGAAAGCTACCAGCGGCAGCAAACCGACATCGTCAGCAGTAGCGTGTCCGGCCACAGCGTCAGCCTGCAGGCCGGTGGCAATATGGCCATCCAGGCCAGCCAGGTGGTGAGCGATCAGGCTACCCGTCTGCAAGCCGGCGGTAATATCGCCATTACCAGCGCCACCGCCAGCGATAGCTATAGCAGCCAGCGCGACGAGAAAAAATCCGGCCTGATGGGCGGCGGCGGGCTGGGCTTTACCATTGGCAAGGCTGCGCAAGGCAACGTCAATGGTGTCAGCACCACCCTGGCAGTGGGTAGCACCGTGGGCAGCGTGCAGGGCGATGTGGTGATACAAGCCGGCAAAGACCTGCAGCTCAAAGGCAGCGACGTCATCGCCGGGCAGGACATCACGATGGCCGCACAAAACGTGCGCATCGAGCACGCCGAGCACACGCAAACCCAGCAGACCTCCAGCTACAGCAAGCAAAGCGGCCTCACTGTAGCGCTCAGCGGCGGCGTGGTAGACGCCGCACAAACCGCCGTCAGCGCCGCCCAGGCCGCGGGCAACAGCAACAACAGCAGGTTGGCCGCACTGCAAAGCGTCAAGGCCGGTCTGGCGGGTTACCAGGCGCTGCAAACCGCGCAGCAGGGCGGCGGTAGCGGCGAGGTGGCCGACCCGTCGTTTGCGGGTGTGTCGGTCTCGCTGGGCAGCCAGCGCAGCCAGAGCCAAAGCCAGACCAGCAGCAGCAACGCCAGCAGCAGCGAGCTTAACGCCGGGCGCAACGTACACATCATTGCCACCGGCGACGGCAGCAAAGGCGCCGACGGCGTCGCCAATACCGGCGACCTGGCGGTGATCGGCAGCAGCATCAAGGCGCAGAATGTCACGCTCGACGCCGCCCGCGACATCACCCTGCAGTCCGCGCACAACCGCAGCGACACCACCGGCAGTAACAGCAGTAGCGGTGCTGCCATCGGCGTTAGCGTCGGCGTGGGTAGCGGCAAAGCCGGCATCAGCGTGTTCGCCAACGCCAACCGCGCCAGCGGCAAGGAAAACGGCGACACCGACAGCTACACCGAGACCAACATCGCCGCCGGGCAAACCCTCACCCTGCGCAGCGGGCGCGACACCGCCCTCACCGGCGCGCAGGCCAGCGGCGACAGCATTGCGGCCAAGGTTGGCCGCAACCTTACCCTCAGCAGCCAGCAAGATCAGGACCACTACGCCAGCCAGCAGCGCAGCATCAGCGCCGGTGGCAGCGTGGCCATCATCGGTACTGGTGGCGGCGTCAACGCCAGCCTCAGCCGCCAGCGTATCGACAGCCAGTACCAGAGCGTGGCCGAGCAGAGCGGGCTGTACGCCGGGCAGGGCGGCTTCAACGTGCAAGTGGGCGGCCATACCCAGCTGAACGGCGCCGTCATCGCTAGTACTGCCAGCCCCGAGCATAACCAGCTCAGCACCGCCACCCTCGGCTGGCAAGACCTGCAAAACCGCGCCGAATACCGCGTGGAAAGCCAGAGCATCGGCGCCAGCAGCAGCGCCAGTGCCAGCGGCAACCTCGCCGCCAACGCACTGGGCAACGCCAGCACCGTGCTGAACGGCGGCCACACCCAGGGAAGTGCCAGCAGCAGCACGCTGGCCGCCATCAGTGCCGGCAGCCTCACGGTGCGCGACAGCGCCGCGCAGCAGCAAGACATCGCCACCCTGCGCCGCGACGCCACCGGCACCGCCAACGGCCTGAGCCCCCTCTTCAACAAACAAGCCGAGCTCGACCGCCTGCAAGCCATCCAGCTCATCGGCGACATCGGCCAGCAAACCCTGCAGATCGCCAACACCCACAAACGCGCCGAGCTGAATGCCGCTACCGAGCGCGCCAAAGCCGACCCCCTCTACGCCAACAGCGCCGACTACCAGCAGCTGCAAGCCACCTGGGGTAAAGGCGGCAGCGTGCAGCAAGCCGTCACCGCCGTTACCGCCGCGCTGCAAGGCCTGGCCGGGGGCGACGCCAGCGCTGCCATTGCCGGTGCTGCCGCGCCTTATCTGGCCACCCAGATCAAGCAGCTCACCACCGACCCCGCCACCGGCCAGGTCAACACCGCCGCTAACGCCATGGCCCACGCGCTGCTGGGCGCCACGATCGCCGCCGCCAAAGGCGACAACGCCGTGGCTGGTGCCGCCGGCGCCGGTAGCGCCCCGCTGATCGCCGCCACCTTGGCGCAAAACCTGTACGACAGCGACGCGGCCAACCTCACAGAAAGCCAGAAAGACACGGTCGCCGCCCTCACCACGCTGGCCGGCAGCCTGGCGGGTGGCTTGGCTGGTGGCAACGCCGCGTCGGCGCTGGCGGGCGGGCAGGGGGCGAAGAATGAGGTGGAGAACAACTCGCTCAACACCCGTGCCGCCGCCACCCTGATGCAAAAGCTGCGCGCCTGCGCGGGCCGGTGTGATGTGGCGCAGCTTAGCCAGGACATCCAGCAACAAGAACAATACTGGGATAAGGTCGTGGCCGAGCGTTGCGGCGGCGCCGGTGCCAGCCTGGCGGTGTGCGCCAGCACGCTGAATGGCTTGCAGGAAAGCCTGTCCTTCATTTCCAGTGCGCTAGGCATGGCCAAGACCCCGCAGGAACGGGCCCTGCTGCTGGCCACTTACAACGAGCAGGTACGCGACATCAACACCGCGACGGCGCAGTTTGAGAAACTGGGCGCCTCGGCTAGCGTCATTGATACGTTCATGACGCAAACGGCGCTGATTCTGCCGGACTTGGCGTTGTCAGTCGGTGGTAACGGCCGGCCTGAGCTGGCGGTGAAACCAGCGGCGGGTGGGCAGAGTGCAGGCGTGTCGCCGGTTATCGCCACGTCTGGCAAAGTGGATAAGGTTGAGGCGCTATTTGGTCAGACCTTTGCCAGTATTCCCTTGTCGCACACTGCCGGCAAACAGAATGGGGATCTGGGTGAAACGTTGGCGTTGCAGCTGCTAAACGAAAAAACCACGCTGAATTTTCAGCCGTTGCAAAATCTAAGTGGCCACGGTTGTGATGGCTGCGCCGTGGCGATTCATGGCGATACCATTACCGTGGTGGTGATGGATGCCAAGTCGTCCCAGATGGGTGTTGGTGGGGCGAAAAATACGGCGGGGGATCCGGCGGAACGGTTGAATGGATGGCTACAGAATGCTTCTATTTCAGGAGATAAAGCCACACCAGAAAACCAAGTACTGGCAAAGGCAATCCAAAAAGCATTGGACAGCCAGGCTAAAGTGCAGGGCATAACTATTAAAGTAGGAATACCAGCACCAGGTACCACGGGTGCTGCAACATTCAAGGTGGAACCATGGCCGAAGTAA